A single Cupriavidus sp. D39 DNA region contains:
- a CDS encoding electron transfer flavoprotein subunit beta/FixA family protein, with the protein MKVLVAVKRVVDYNVKVRVKSDGTGVDLANVKMSMNPFDEIAVEEAVRLREAGVVTEVIAVSCGVTQCQETLRTAMAIGADRGILVESNEDLQPLAVAKLLKALVDKEQPQLVILGKQAIDDDSNQTGQMLAALAGLPQATFASKVVVADGRASVTREVDGGLETLSLKLPAVVTTDLRLNEPRYVTLPNIMKAKKKPLDIVKPEDLGVDVAPRLKTVKVVEPPKRSAGVMVPDVATLVQKLKNEAKVI; encoded by the coding sequence ATGAAAGTACTCGTCGCAGTCAAGCGCGTGGTGGATTACAACGTCAAGGTCCGGGTGAAGTCGGACGGCACGGGCGTGGATCTGGCCAACGTCAAGATGAGCATGAACCCGTTTGACGAAATCGCCGTGGAAGAAGCGGTGCGCCTGCGGGAAGCCGGGGTGGTCACCGAGGTGATCGCCGTGTCCTGCGGCGTGACCCAGTGCCAGGAAACCCTGCGTACGGCGATGGCCATCGGTGCCGACCGCGGCATCCTGGTGGAATCGAACGAAGACCTGCAGCCGCTGGCCGTGGCCAAGCTGCTCAAGGCCCTGGTCGACAAGGAACAGCCGCAACTGGTGATCCTGGGCAAGCAAGCCATTGACGACGACTCCAACCAGACCGGCCAGATGCTGGCTGCGCTGGCGGGCCTGCCGCAAGCTACCTTCGCCTCGAAGGTGGTGGTGGCCGATGGCCGCGCATCGGTGACGCGTGAAGTGGATGGCGGTCTGGAGACCCTGTCGCTCAAGCTGCCAGCGGTGGTGACCACCGACCTGCGCCTGAACGAGCCGCGCTACGTGACGCTGCCGAACATCATGAAGGCCAAGAAGAAGCCGCTGGATATCGTCAAGCCGGAAGATCTCGGCGTGGACGTGGCGCCGCGTCTGAAGACCGTCAAGGTCGTTGAGCCGCCCAAGCGTAGCGCGGGTGTGATGGTGCCGGACGTTGCGACGCTGGTGCAAAAGCTGAAGAACGAAGCCAAGGTCATCTGA
- a CDS encoding electron transfer flavoprotein subunit alpha/FixB family protein, which produces MTALVIAEHDNQSIKAATLNTVTAAAQCGGDVHVLVAGANAAAAAAAAAKIAGVSKVLLADAPQFADGLAENVAEQVLAIASDYSHILAPASAYGKNILPRVAAKLDVAQLSDITKVDSPDTFERPIYAGNAISIVQSSDKVKVITVRGTGFDAAAAEGGSAAVENLPAVADAGISQFVSREVTKSDRPELTAAKIIVSGGRGVGSGENYTKVLTPLADKLNAAMGASRAAVDAGFVPNDYQVGQTGKIVAPQLYIAVGISGAIQHLAGMKDSKVIVAINKDAEAPIFSVADYGLVGDLNTVVPELVAALG; this is translated from the coding sequence ATGACTGCACTCGTCATTGCTGAACACGACAACCAATCCATCAAGGCCGCTACCTTGAACACGGTGACGGCAGCCGCCCAGTGCGGCGGCGATGTCCACGTGCTGGTGGCTGGCGCCAATGCCGCTGCCGCCGCTGCTGCTGCCGCGAAGATCGCCGGCGTGTCCAAGGTGCTGCTGGCCGACGCGCCGCAGTTCGCCGACGGCCTGGCCGAGAACGTGGCCGAGCAAGTCCTGGCCATCGCCAGCGACTACAGCCACATCCTGGCGCCCGCATCGGCCTACGGCAAGAACATCCTGCCGCGCGTCGCGGCCAAGCTGGACGTAGCCCAGCTGTCGGACATCACCAAGGTCGACAGCCCGGACACGTTCGAGCGCCCGATCTACGCCGGCAACGCGATCTCGATCGTGCAGTCGTCGGACAAGGTCAAGGTCATCACCGTGCGCGGTACCGGCTTTGACGCCGCCGCCGCCGAAGGTGGCTCGGCCGCCGTCGAAAACCTGCCCGCAGTGGCCGACGCTGGCATCTCGCAATTCGTTTCGCGCGAAGTCACCAAGAGTGACCGCCCCGAGCTGACCGCTGCCAAGATCATCGTGTCCGGTGGCCGTGGCGTGGGTTCCGGCGAGAACTACACCAAGGTGCTGACGCCGCTGGCCGACAAGCTGAACGCCGCGATGGGCGCTTCGCGCGCTGCCGTGGACGCCGGCTTCGTGCCCAACGACTATCAAGTCGGCCAGACCGGCAAGATCGTCGCGCCGCAGCTGTACATCGCCGTTGGTATCTCCGGCGCGATCCAGCATCTGGCCGGCATGAAGGACTCCAAGGTGATCGTCGCGATCAACAAGGACGCCGAAGCCCCGATCTTCTCGGTGGCCGACTACGGCCTGGTGGGCGATCTGAACACCGTCGTGCCCGAACTGGTGGCGGCGCTGGGCTGA
- a CDS encoding acyl-CoA dehydrogenase, with the protein MTYRAPLKDMLFVMNELADLDAVSKLPGFEDATPETAQAVLDEAAKFNEQVVAPLNRIGDIEPSSWKDGVVTTTPGFKDAFRQFGEGGWQGVLHPQEFGGQGLPKLIATACNEMLNTANLSFALCPLLTDGAIEALLTAGSDAQKATFLPKLISGEWTGTMNLTEPQAGSDLAAVRTRAEPQGDGTYKVFGTKIFITYGEHDMAQNIVHLVLARTPTAPEGVKGISLFIVPKFLVGEDGSPGARNDAHCVSIEHKLGIKASPTAVLQFGDHGGAIGTLVGEENRGLEYMFIMMNSARFSVGMQGVAVSERAYQQAVNFARERVQSRPVDGSAREAVTIIHHPDVKRMLMTMRSLIEGARAVAYVAAAACDTAHQHADEAVRKQSQAFYEFMVPIVKGWSTELSIDVTSLGVQVHGGMGFIEETGAAQHYRDARILPIYEGTTAIQANDLVGRKTVRDGGAVARAICAQIAETEAALGKHGGAAFTAVQAQLAKGRAALEAVVAFVVANAKSDPNAVFAGSVPYLKLCGIVFSGWQLGRAMLAADAKRGEDPSFHDAKIATAHFFAEHILSQASGLRDAIVAGAAPVNALSEAQF; encoded by the coding sequence ATGACCTACCGTGCCCCGCTCAAGGACATGCTGTTCGTGATGAACGAACTGGCTGATCTTGACGCCGTCAGCAAGCTGCCCGGCTTCGAGGACGCCACGCCGGAGACGGCGCAGGCGGTGCTCGACGAGGCGGCCAAATTCAACGAACAAGTGGTGGCGCCGCTCAACCGCATCGGCGACATCGAGCCCAGCAGCTGGAAGGACGGCGTGGTCACCACCACACCCGGTTTCAAGGACGCGTTCCGCCAGTTTGGCGAAGGTGGCTGGCAGGGCGTGCTGCATCCGCAGGAGTTCGGTGGCCAGGGCTTGCCCAAGCTGATCGCCACGGCCTGCAACGAGATGCTGAACACGGCGAACCTGTCGTTCGCGCTGTGCCCGTTGCTGACCGACGGCGCCATCGAGGCCCTGCTGACCGCGGGCAGCGACGCGCAGAAGGCCACCTTCCTGCCCAAGCTGATCTCCGGCGAATGGACCGGCACCATGAACCTGACCGAGCCGCAGGCCGGCTCGGACCTGGCCGCCGTGCGTACGCGTGCGGAGCCGCAGGGCGATGGCACCTACAAGGTGTTCGGCACCAAGATCTTCATCACCTACGGTGAGCACGACATGGCGCAGAACATCGTCCATCTGGTGCTGGCGCGCACGCCCACGGCACCCGAGGGCGTCAAGGGCATCTCGCTGTTCATCGTGCCCAAGTTCCTGGTGGGTGAAGACGGCTCGCCGGGCGCGCGCAACGACGCGCACTGCGTGTCGATCGAGCACAAGCTGGGCATCAAGGCCAGCCCCACAGCCGTGCTGCAGTTCGGCGACCACGGCGGCGCCATCGGCACGCTGGTCGGCGAGGAAAACCGCGGCCTGGAATACATGTTCATCATGATGAACTCGGCGCGCTTCTCGGTTGGCATGCAAGGCGTCGCCGTGTCGGAGCGGGCCTACCAGCAGGCCGTGAATTTTGCCCGCGAGCGCGTGCAAAGCCGTCCGGTCGATGGCTCGGCGCGCGAGGCGGTGACCATCATCCATCACCCGGACGTCAAGCGCATGCTGATGACCATGCGCTCGCTGATCGAAGGCGCGCGTGCGGTAGCGTATGTGGCCGCGGCGGCGTGCGACACGGCGCACCAGCACGCCGACGAAGCGGTGCGCAAGCAAAGCCAGGCGTTCTACGAGTTCATGGTGCCCATCGTCAAGGGCTGGAGCACGGAGCTGTCGATCGATGTGACCAGCCTGGGCGTGCAGGTGCACGGCGGCATGGGCTTCATCGAGGAAACCGGCGCGGCCCAGCACTATCGCGATGCCCGCATCCTGCCGATCTACGAAGGCACGACCGCGATCCAGGCCAACGATCTCGTCGGCCGCAAGACGGTGCGCGACGGTGGTGCGGTGGCCCGGGCGATCTGTGCGCAGATCGCCGAGACCGAAGCGGCGCTGGGCAAGCATGGTGGCGCGGCGTTCACCGCGGTGCAGGCGCAACTGGCCAAGGGGCGCGCGGCACTGGAGGCCGTGGTGGCGTTCGTCGTGGCCAACGCCAAGTCGGATCCCAATGCCGTGTTTGCCGGCAGCGTGCCTTACCTGAAGCTCTGCGGCATCGTGTTTTCGGGCTGGCAGCTTGGCCGGGCGATGCTGGCCGCGGATGCGAAGCGTGGCGAGGATCCGTCCTTCCACGACGCCAAGATTGCTACCGCGCATTTCTTCGCGGAGCACATCTTGTCGCAGGCATCGGGTTTGCGCGATGCCATCGTGGCGGGTGCGGCGCCGGTCAATGCGTTGAGCGAAGCGCAGTTCTGA
- a CDS encoding D-amino acid dehydrogenase, with amino-acid sequence MRVLVLGSGVIGVTSAWYLARAGHEVTVIDREAAPALGTSFANAGQISPGYASPWAAPGVPLKAIKWMFQEHAPLSIKPDGTLFQLQWMWQMLMNCSAERYAVNKERMVRLAEYSRDCIRALRADTGIAYEGRQQGTLQLFRTAEQLDGAAKDIAVLEQAGVPYQLLSREELAASEPALAAVSHKLSGGLRLPNDETGDCQLFTRQLAAMAEGLGVQFHYNRSIDGLLTKGDAVTGAMVGGEPVLTDLVVVALGSWSTPFVKNILPGLSNLPVYPLKGFSLTVPMTNADRSPVSTVLDETFKVAITRFDDRIRVGGMAQIVGYDRSLDPAKRRTLEHVVTDLFPGAGDVSRASFWTGLRPMTPDGTPIVGPTPLKGLWLNTGHGTLGWTMACGSGKLLSDLVSGTAPAIRADDLSVMRYLKPARTHAAPRHATA; translated from the coding sequence ATGCGCGTTCTCGTTCTTGGCAGTGGCGTAATTGGCGTTACCAGCGCCTGGTACCTGGCCCGTGCCGGCCATGAAGTCACCGTGATCGACCGTGAGGCCGCGCCCGCGCTTGGGACCAGTTTTGCCAATGCCGGCCAGATCTCCCCGGGCTATGCATCGCCCTGGGCCGCGCCCGGCGTGCCGCTCAAAGCCATCAAGTGGATGTTCCAAGAGCACGCCCCGCTCTCCATCAAGCCGGACGGTACGCTGTTCCAGCTCCAATGGATGTGGCAGATGCTGATGAACTGCAGCGCCGAGCGCTATGCCGTCAACAAGGAGCGCATGGTGCGGCTGGCCGAGTACAGCCGCGACTGCATCCGGGCCCTGCGCGCCGATACCGGCATCGCCTACGAAGGCCGCCAGCAAGGCACGCTGCAACTCTTCCGCACCGCCGAGCAGCTCGACGGTGCCGCCAAGGACATTGCCGTGCTGGAACAAGCCGGCGTGCCCTACCAGTTGCTATCGCGCGAGGAACTCGCCGCCAGCGAACCGGCCCTGGCCGCCGTCAGCCACAAGCTGAGCGGCGGCCTGCGGCTACCCAACGATGAAACCGGCGACTGCCAGCTGTTCACCCGGCAACTCGCCGCCATGGCCGAGGGCCTGGGCGTGCAGTTCCACTACAACCGCTCCATCGACGGGCTGCTGACCAAGGGCGATGCCGTTACCGGCGCCATGGTTGGCGGCGAGCCCGTCTTGACCGACCTGGTCGTGGTAGCGCTGGGTAGCTGGTCGACGCCGTTCGTGAAGAACATCCTGCCGGGCCTGTCGAACCTGCCGGTCTATCCGCTCAAGGGCTTCTCGCTCACGGTGCCCATGACCAATGCGGACCGCAGCCCCGTTTCCACCGTGCTCGACGAAACGTTCAAGGTGGCGATCACGCGCTTCGACGATCGCATCCGCGTAGGCGGCATGGCGCAGATCGTCGGCTACGACCGCTCGCTCGACCCGGCCAAGCGCCGCACGCTGGAGCATGTGGTCACGGACCTGTTCCCGGGCGCGGGCGATGTCAGCCGCGCCAGCTTCTGGACTGGCCTGCGCCCGATGACGCCGGACGGCACCCCCATCGTCGGCCCCACGCCGCTCAAGGGACTGTGGCTCAATACCGGCCACGGCACGCTGGGCTGGACCATGGCCTGCGGCTCGGGCAAGCTGCTGTCGGACCTGGTGTCCGGCACCGCGCCGGCGATCCGCGCGGACGACCTCTCGGTCATGCGCTATCTCAAGCCGGCGAGAACGCACGCCGCGCCGCGTCACGCGACGGCCTGA
- a CDS encoding Lrp/AsnC ligand binding domain-containing protein — MRTSRQPVRSLDRLDRKILALLQADGRMSMKELAEAVGLTITPCIERVKRMERDGVIMGYYARLNPALLGSGLLVFVEISLGNKSGNMFEQFRREVSRIPEVLECHLVSGDFDYLIKARIREIGEYRRLLGDILLQLPGAAQSKSYVVMEEIKETLAIAVDEKAPHA; from the coding sequence ATGAGAACAAGTCGTCAGCCCGTGCGCAGCCTGGACCGGCTGGATCGGAAGATCCTGGCTTTGCTCCAGGCGGACGGGCGCATGTCGATGAAGGAACTGGCGGAAGCGGTCGGCCTGACCATCACGCCATGCATCGAGCGGGTCAAACGCATGGAGCGCGACGGCGTCATCATGGGCTATTACGCGCGCCTGAATCCCGCGCTGCTCGGCAGCGGCCTGCTGGTGTTTGTCGAGATCTCGCTGGGCAACAAGTCCGGCAATATGTTCGAGCAGTTTCGCCGCGAGGTGTCGCGCATCCCGGAGGTACTTGAGTGCCATCTGGTCTCGGGCGATTTCGACTACCTGATCAAGGCCCGCATCCGCGAGATCGGCGAGTATCGCCGCCTGCTGGGCGACATCCTGCTGCAGTTGCCGGGCGCCGCGCAGTCCAAGAGCTACGTGGTGATGGAAGAGATCAAGGAAACGCTGGCGATTGCGGTCGACGAGAAGGCCCCGCACGCCTGA
- a CDS encoding PA0069 family radical SAM protein, which yields MTTRPPSSSPLKGRAARSNDVSRFDAWTRERVADESQAFDEPETPQIQTIVFTEKAKRIISRNQSPDLPFDASINPYRGCEHGCIYCYARPSHAYLGLSPGLDFETRLYAKDNAAALLEAELAHRNYVPTVIALGANTDPYQPIERDLKITRGILEVLERFNHPVAITTKSGVVTRDIDILQRMAAKNLVRVHMSVTSLKNEIARTLEPRASAPARRLAAIAALSEAGIPVGVMVAPVIPSLTDPEMESILEAAAKAGAKTAAYILLRLPREVEQLFSEWLATYHPLRARHVESLVAQMRGGQAYDSRFGTRMTGTGIFAELLRKRFKLACQRFGLNAERHPLTTEHFSRASAAPQMSLF from the coding sequence GTGACGACCCGACCTCCCTCCTCCAGCCCGCTGAAAGGCCGGGCGGCGCGCTCGAACGATGTCAGCCGGTTCGACGCCTGGACCCGCGAGCGGGTCGCCGATGAGTCCCAAGCCTTCGATGAGCCAGAGACACCCCAGATCCAGACCATTGTCTTCACGGAGAAAGCCAAGCGCATCATTTCGCGCAACCAGTCGCCAGACCTGCCGTTCGACGCGTCCATCAATCCGTACCGCGGATGCGAGCATGGCTGCATCTATTGCTATGCCCGGCCCAGCCATGCCTATCTGGGGCTTTCGCCGGGCCTCGACTTCGAAACCCGCCTGTACGCAAAAGACAACGCCGCCGCCCTGCTCGAGGCCGAGCTGGCTCACCGCAACTATGTACCGACGGTAATCGCGCTGGGAGCCAATACCGACCCCTACCAGCCCATCGAGCGGGATCTCAAGATCACGCGCGGCATCCTGGAAGTGCTGGAGCGGTTCAACCATCCGGTGGCCATCACGACCAAGTCGGGCGTGGTCACGCGCGACATCGACATCCTGCAGCGCATGGCGGCCAAGAACCTGGTCCGAGTCCATATGTCGGTCACGTCGCTCAAGAATGAAATCGCCCGCACGCTGGAGCCCCGCGCCAGCGCGCCGGCGCGCCGCCTGGCCGCCATCGCAGCGCTGAGCGAGGCCGGCATTCCGGTGGGGGTGATGGTGGCGCCGGTCATTCCGAGCCTGACCGATCCGGAAATGGAGTCCATCCTCGAGGCGGCAGCCAAGGCCGGGGCGAAAACGGCGGCGTATATCCTGCTGCGCCTGCCGCGCGAGGTGGAGCAGCTGTTCTCCGAGTGGCTGGCCACCTACCATCCGCTGCGCGCCCGGCATGTGGAGAGCCTGGTTGCGCAAATGCGCGGGGGCCAGGCCTACGACTCCCGGTTTGGCACGCGCATGACCGGCACGGGCATCTTTGCCGAACTGCTGCGCAAGCGCTTCAAGCTCGCCTGCCAGCGCTTCGGGCTTAACGCCGAGCGCCATCCCCTGACCACAGAGCATTTTTCCCGGGCGAGCGCCGCGCCGCAGATGTCGCTGTTCTAG
- a CDS encoding LysR family transcriptional regulator yields the protein MHFDLLDIAVFVRAASLGNLSAAARDLGLSTSSASSRLAQLEQQLGTRLLHRTTRRISLTGEGERFLEHAAQLLDTADQAAQSVGHGAQAPQGPLRVTVPASFGRQHVSPAIPAFLAAYPGLTLDLRLTDHVIGLVEAGVDVALRMGALPDSSLVARPLAPSHRTVCASPAYLAAHGTPRHPEDLRNHNCIVLGDQASWQFDTALGKTAVAVTGNLRTDNGEVIRDAVLAGMGLALKSTWDVGPHLRSGALVSVLPDYPVLPAVSIWAVYPSRRQVPAKTHAFIDFFAAHFGSPPYWDCP from the coding sequence ATGCACTTCGACCTGCTGGACATCGCCGTGTTCGTGCGCGCTGCGTCGCTGGGCAACCTCTCGGCCGCGGCGCGCGATCTCGGGCTGTCCACCTCCTCGGCCAGCAGCCGCCTGGCGCAGCTCGAGCAGCAGCTCGGCACGCGGCTGCTGCACCGGACCACGCGCCGCATCTCCCTGACCGGCGAGGGCGAGCGCTTCCTCGAACATGCCGCGCAATTGCTCGACACGGCCGACCAGGCCGCGCAGTCGGTCGGCCACGGCGCGCAAGCGCCCCAGGGGCCGCTGCGGGTCACGGTGCCCGCCTCCTTCGGCCGCCAGCACGTCTCGCCGGCCATTCCCGCCTTCCTCGCTGCCTATCCCGGCCTGACACTGGACCTGCGCCTGACCGACCATGTGATCGGCCTGGTCGAGGCCGGCGTCGACGTGGCACTGCGCATGGGCGCGCTGCCGGACTCATCCCTGGTAGCACGCCCCCTGGCCCCGAGCCATCGCACCGTTTGCGCTTCGCCCGCCTATCTCGCCGCGCATGGCACGCCCCGTCACCCGGAAGACCTGCGCAACCACAATTGCATCGTGCTGGGCGACCAGGCCTCCTGGCAGTTCGACACGGCGCTGGGCAAGACCGCGGTGGCGGTCACCGGCAACCTGCGCACGGACAATGGCGAAGTCATCCGGGATGCGGTCCTGGCTGGCATGGGGCTGGCGCTCAAGTCCACCTGGGATGTTGGCCCCCACTTGCGCAGCGGTGCGCTGGTCAGCGTGCTCCCCGATTACCCGGTGCTGCCGGCCGTGTCGATCTGGGCGGTCTATCCCAGCCGTCGCCAGGTCCCGGCGAAGACGCACGCGTTTATCGATTTCTTTGCCGCGCACTTCGGCTCCCCGCCCTACTGGGACTGCCCCTAG
- a CDS encoding TM2 domain-containing protein — protein MPAATQVSATASPKPLQGKSKLITVALAFLFGTVGLHRFYLGGLRDKFAWAHLLAALAGVIGVMSMQTGAGLPALNWTFAIAGGTSVISAFLAAIVYGLRPDDKWDARFNPHGTPTRSGWPVVILVILSLLIGTGLLMAGLAISFQTFFESQVEAARALSQ, from the coding sequence ATGCCTGCCGCCACCCAAGTTTCAGCCACCGCTAGCCCCAAGCCGCTTCAGGGCAAATCCAAACTGATCACGGTCGCACTGGCCTTCCTGTTCGGCACCGTGGGCCTGCATCGCTTCTACCTAGGTGGCTTGCGCGATAAATTTGCCTGGGCGCACCTGCTGGCGGCACTCGCCGGGGTCATCGGCGTCATGTCGATGCAGACGGGCGCCGGCTTGCCGGCCCTGAACTGGACCTTTGCCATTGCCGGCGGCACGTCGGTGATCAGCGCGTTCCTGGCGGCCATCGTGTATGGCCTGCGCCCCGACGATAAATGGGATGCCCGCTTCAACCCGCATGGCACGCCGACGCGCTCGGGCTGGCCCGTCGTGATCCTGGTCATCCTGTCCCTGCTGATCGGTACCGGCCTGTTGATGGCAGGCCTGGCCATCAGTTTCCAGACCTTCTTCGAATCCCAGGTCGAAGCCGCGCGCGCCTTGTCGCAGTAA
- the rpsP gene encoding 30S ribosomal protein S16, which translates to MVVIRLARGGSKKRPFFNIVAADSRNRRDGRFIERIGFYNPLASASEEGLRLVQDRLTYWTGVGAQLSPTVARLVKQNAAKAVA; encoded by the coding sequence ATGGTCGTAATCCGTCTGGCTCGCGGTGGCAGCAAGAAGCGCCCCTTCTTCAATATCGTCGCTGCTGACTCGCGTAATCGTCGCGATGGCCGTTTCATCGAGCGTATTGGTTTCTACAATCCCCTGGCTTCGGCAAGCGAAGAAGGCCTGCGTCTGGTGCAAGACCGCCTGACGTACTGGACCGGCGTTGGCGCCCAGCTGTCGCCGACGGTTGCCCGTCTGGTCAAGCAAAACGCCGCCAAGGCTGTAGCCTGA
- the rimM gene encoding ribosome maturation factor RimM (Essential for efficient processing of 16S rRNA) — MPAALAYTDKLPDDLIEVGYVGAAYGIRGWIKVQPHADDASALLHARRWWLLKPPPTGLAGAADAVAFEALCVKIVQSREHSGTVVAQASGVSERNHSEALKGRRVWIRREDFPAPDENEFYWVDLIGCAVFNEQGESLGEVSGLIDNGAHQILQVAHALPDGKAGERLIPFVDAFLRSVDISARRVVVDWGLDY, encoded by the coding sequence TTGCCGGCGGCGCTGGCGTATACCGATAAGCTGCCGGACGACCTGATCGAGGTCGGTTATGTCGGCGCGGCTTATGGAATACGGGGCTGGATCAAGGTCCAGCCGCATGCCGACGATGCGAGCGCGCTGTTGCACGCGCGCCGCTGGTGGCTGCTGAAACCGCCGCCAACCGGCCTGGCTGGCGCGGCGGATGCCGTTGCCTTCGAGGCCTTGTGCGTAAAGATCGTGCAGTCCCGCGAGCACAGCGGTACCGTAGTGGCCCAGGCGAGCGGCGTGTCCGAGCGCAATCACTCGGAAGCGCTCAAGGGTCGCCGTGTCTGGATTCGTCGCGAGGATTTCCCCGCGCCGGATGAAAATGAATTCTACTGGGTCGATCTGATTGGCTGCGCCGTGTTCAATGAGCAGGGCGAGTCGCTGGGCGAAGTGTCCGGGCTGATCGACAACGGTGCGCACCAGATCCTGCAGGTGGCGCATGCCTTGCCCGATGGCAAGGCGGGTGAGCGCCTGATTCCCTTTGTCGACGCATTCCTGCGCTCGGTCGATATTTCGGCCCGGCGCGTGGTGGTGGACTGGGGCCTGGATTACTGA
- the rplS gene encoding 50S ribosomal protein L19 — protein sequence MNIIELIEKDEIARLTANKTIPAFAPGDTVIVSVNVVEGSRKRVQAYEGVVIAKRNRGLNSSFIVRKISSGEGVERTFQLYSPLIAAIEVKRRGDVRRAKLYYLRQRSGKSARIKEKLAYKSAPAKAAAKAAAQ from the coding sequence ATGAACATCATCGAGCTGATCGAGAAAGACGAAATCGCGCGTCTGACCGCGAACAAGACCATCCCCGCATTCGCACCCGGCGACACCGTGATCGTCAGCGTGAACGTGGTGGAAGGTAGCCGCAAGCGCGTCCAGGCTTATGAAGGCGTCGTGATTGCCAAGCGCAATCGTGGCCTGAATTCGTCCTTCATCGTGCGCAAGATTTCGTCGGGTGAAGGCGTGGAACGTACGTTCCAGCTGTACTCGCCGCTGATCGCCGCGATCGAAGTGAAGCGCCGTGGCGACGTCCGCCGCGCCAAGCTGTATTACCTGCGTCAGCGTTCGGGCAAGTCCGCGCGGATCAAGGAAAAGCTGGCATACAAGTCGGCACCGGCCAAGGCTGCTGCCAAGGCTGCTGCTCAGTAA
- a CDS encoding sulfurtransferase, which yields MQIVNISAYKFVSLDDIPVLRPEMRARCEAHGLKGTILLAPEGINLFLAGVREAIDGFVGWLHADPRFADIEPKESLSENQPFKRMLVREKKEIITMKMPLIRPEAGRAPAVKPVELKRWLDQGHDDAGRPVVMLDTRNAFEVAVGTFEQAVDYDIAKFSDFPPAIAAHKAEFEGKTIVSFCTGGIRCEKAAIHMQEAGIEHVYQLEGGILKYFEEVGGSHYQGDCFVFDYRTALNPSLEPAGPKQCFACRAVVTAEEQQSPHYVVGKSCPHCTGEDIEPAAAAA from the coding sequence ATGCAGATCGTAAACATCTCCGCTTACAAATTCGTCTCGCTGGACGACATCCCGGTCTTGCGCCCGGAAATGCGCGCGCGCTGCGAAGCACACGGGCTCAAGGGCACGATCCTGCTCGCGCCGGAAGGCATCAACCTGTTCCTGGCCGGCGTGCGCGAGGCCATCGACGGCTTCGTCGGCTGGCTGCACGCCGACCCGCGCTTTGCCGATATCGAGCCCAAGGAAAGCCTGTCGGAGAACCAGCCCTTCAAGCGCATGCTGGTGCGCGAGAAGAAGGAAATCATCACCATGAAGATGCCGCTGATCCGCCCCGAGGCAGGCCGCGCGCCGGCGGTCAAGCCGGTCGAGCTCAAGCGCTGGCTGGACCAGGGCCACGACGATGCCGGCCGCCCGGTGGTGATGCTGGATACACGCAATGCCTTTGAAGTCGCGGTCGGCACGTTCGAGCAGGCGGTCGACTACGACATCGCCAAGTTCAGCGATTTCCCGCCGGCCATCGCCGCGCACAAGGCGGAGTTCGAGGGCAAGACCATCGTGTCGTTCTGCACCGGCGGCATTCGCTGCGAGAAAGCCGCCATCCACATGCAGGAAGCCGGCATCGAGCACGTCTACCAGCTCGAGGGCGGCATCCTGAAGTATTTCGAGGAAGTCGGCGGCAGCCACTATCAGGGCGACTGCTTCGTCTTTGACTACCGCACCGCGCTGAACCCCAGCCTGGAACCGGCCGGCCCCAAGCAGTGCTTTGCCTGCCGCGCCGTGGTCACCGCCGAGGAACAGCAAAGCCCGCACTACGTGGTGGGCAAGAGCTGCCCGCACTGCACCGGGGAAGACATCGAGCCGGCGGCTGCAGCCGCCTGA